Proteins from a genomic interval of Salinarchaeum sp. Harcht-Bsk1:
- a CDS encoding Gfo/Idh/MocA family protein, translating to MTIDIGIVGAGNRGETHAGEYADVDGAEVVAVADIDEQAAEALAGAVGGTAYGDYRDMLDDADLDAIDVCVHNNLHRPVTVDAADAGCHVFCEKPMAATYTDAKAMMEATEEAGVHLGVQNHELFSDETRAAKTLRDEGKLGDPYFARGVFSRRRGRPYVDGYGTPSFVRKESAGGGPVIDIGTYVVGRLLHLLGNEPVERVSGATFEHTEDTYDTDLVGDNRDQYIERLAESGYDVEDSGMGFARLADGSLLSLRAAWHMFLPDDSDVLAGTKGGVQFDPFEFYTTSGDYQATISLDLEEYERRQALFEGDTGYDFERSIGQYHHWIDTITGAAEEVVPTGEIALNSMLVMEGIYLSQEAGRELTREEIAERSESTAIDV from the coding sequence ATGACGATCGACATCGGCATCGTCGGCGCAGGGAATCGTGGAGAGACGCACGCAGGCGAGTACGCGGACGTCGACGGCGCGGAGGTCGTCGCCGTCGCGGACATCGACGAGCAGGCCGCGGAGGCGCTCGCGGGGGCCGTCGGTGGCACGGCCTACGGCGACTATCGCGACATGCTCGACGACGCGGACCTCGACGCCATCGACGTCTGCGTTCACAACAACCTCCATCGCCCCGTCACCGTCGACGCGGCGGACGCCGGCTGCCACGTCTTCTGTGAGAAGCCGATGGCGGCGACCTACACCGACGCGAAGGCGATGATGGAGGCGACCGAGGAAGCGGGCGTCCACCTCGGCGTCCAGAACCACGAGTTGTTCAGCGACGAGACGCGGGCAGCCAAGACGCTGCGCGACGAGGGGAAGCTTGGGGATCCGTACTTCGCACGTGGCGTCTTCTCGCGCCGACGAGGCCGTCCGTACGTCGACGGCTACGGGACGCCCTCGTTCGTTCGCAAGGAGTCTGCCGGCGGAGGCCCGGTGATCGACATCGGCACGTACGTCGTCGGGCGACTGCTCCACCTGCTCGGCAACGAGCCAGTCGAGCGCGTCAGCGGTGCGACGTTCGAGCACACGGAGGACACCTACGATACGGACCTCGTCGGCGACAATCGCGACCAGTACATCGAACGCCTCGCCGAATCCGGCTACGACGTCGAGGACTCGGGGATGGGCTTCGCGCGGCTCGCCGACGGTTCGCTCCTCTCGCTGCGTGCCGCCTGGCACATGTTCCTCCCGGACGACTCCGACGTCCTCGCCGGCACGAAAGGTGGCGTCCAGTTCGACCCCTTCGAGTTCTACACCACGTCGGGCGACTACCAGGCGACCATCTCGCTCGACCTCGAGGAGTACGAGCGCCGTCAGGCCCTCTTCGAGGGCGACACGGGCTACGACTTCGAGCGCTCCATCGGGCAGTACCACCACTGGATCGACACCATCACCGGAGCTGCCGAGGAGGTCGTCCCGACCGGCGAGATTGCGCTCAACTCCATGCTCGTGATGGAGGGCATCTACCTCTCTCAGGAGGCCGGCCGCGAACTGACACGCGAGGAGATAGCCGAGCGCTCCGAGTCCACCGCGATCGACGTCTGA
- a CDS encoding sulfatase: MGDPHAADDAPGPNVVLVHCHDLGQYLGCYGADVESPNLDGLADEGVRMANSFCTAPQCSPSRSSMMTGAYPHENGVMGLAHMGWALDDDWMTLPKYLREAGYSTHLLGFQHEVPDDPERLGYDHVDDDTKRALELVDVVDEFFEARVEDGQHADEGEPFFVSIGIEEPHRPFRRDYLPESIYDEPSPEAVEGFPFLPDAPGVREDTAALQSLIAETLDPAIGEFRQALADAGLAEETLFVFTTDHGLAMPRAKGTCYDPGLETALLFYQPERIEGGAVHEELVSNVDFTPTILDLVGVEPPTDVAGRSFAGLLVDENEDETDVTTYDPRDRIFGEMTWHDRYNPVRAIRTERYKYVRNFSVLPRIFVPMDVVPTPSGREVHEEFYVEQRPEEELYDLEADPTEQENLASDRTPYEPTSAASDPDPEHREVLETLRTELREWMERTDDPLLDGPVAYPPVE; the protein is encoded by the coding sequence ATGGGAGATCCGCACGCTGCCGACGACGCGCCTGGCCCGAACGTGGTCCTCGTTCACTGCCACGACCTGGGGCAGTACCTCGGGTGCTACGGCGCCGACGTCGAGAGTCCGAACCTCGACGGCCTCGCCGACGAGGGCGTCCGGATGGCCAACAGCTTCTGCACCGCACCGCAGTGCTCGCCGAGTCGCTCCAGCATGATGACGGGTGCCTACCCGCACGAGAACGGCGTCATGGGGCTGGCCCACATGGGCTGGGCGCTCGACGACGACTGGATGACGCTCCCGAAGTACCTCCGCGAGGCCGGCTACTCCACGCACCTCCTCGGCTTCCAGCACGAGGTGCCCGACGACCCGGAGCGACTCGGCTACGATCACGTCGACGACGACACGAAACGGGCGCTCGAACTCGTGGACGTCGTCGACGAGTTCTTCGAGGCGCGAGTCGAGGATGGCCAGCACGCTGACGAGGGCGAGCCGTTCTTCGTCTCGATTGGGATCGAGGAACCCCACCGACCGTTCCGCCGTGACTACCTCCCGGAGTCGATCTACGACGAGCCGTCGCCGGAGGCCGTCGAGGGATTCCCGTTCCTCCCGGACGCGCCGGGCGTTCGAGAGGACACCGCCGCGCTTCAGTCGCTCATCGCGGAGACGCTGGATCCCGCGATCGGCGAGTTTCGGCAGGCGCTGGCCGATGCAGGGCTCGCCGAGGAGACGTTGTTCGTCTTTACGACCGACCACGGCCTGGCGATGCCCCGAGCCAAGGGGACCTGCTACGACCCTGGGCTGGAGACTGCGCTCCTCTTCTACCAGCCTGAGCGGATCGAGGGCGGCGCCGTCCACGAGGAACTCGTCAGCAACGTCGATTTTACGCCGACAATACTGGACCTCGTCGGCGTCGAACCACCGACCGACGTCGCCGGGCGATCCTTTGCGGGACTGCTCGTGGACGAGAACGAGGACGAGACTGACGTGACGACGTACGATCCGCGAGATCGGATTTTCGGCGAGATGACCTGGCACGACCGGTACAACCCGGTCCGCGCGATCCGCACGGAGCGCTACAAGTACGTCCGGAACTTCTCGGTGTTGCCGCGCATCTTCGTGCCGATGGACGTGGTTCCCACGCCGTCGGGCCGAGAGGTCCACGAGGAGTTCTACGTCGAGCAGCGTCCCGAAGAGGAACTCTACGACCTCGAGGCCGATCCGACCGAGCAGGAGAACCTCGCGTCGGACCGCACGCCGTACGAACCGACGTCTGCGGCGAGTGATCCGGACCCGGAGCATCGCGAGGTCCTCGAGACACTCCGAACGGAACTTCGCGAGTGGATGGAGCGAACCGACGATCCCCTGCTAGACGGTCCCGTCGCCTATCCGCCGGTCGAGTGA
- a CDS encoding carbohydrate deacetylase: MSTDDGAEHVRLLTRADDGGTAESANDAIRESYEEGILQNVSVMAPTPALEHAADRLAGVEGLCVGVHVTLSSEWVDPTWGPVLGAEEVPSLVTDGGRFYRSPEALFETDPDREEVLAEVSAQVDRIRDVGFDPDYADTHMLIEPASEWFADAFDDLCEREDLINWWGVSPLPGSEGIGSGPEWLLDHLDGVDPGTYLVVGHPAYDDDEMAEFWLPDGEPGRIATERDAQRRMFTDDRVLEYVEEHGVEPIRYDER, encoded by the coding sequence ATGAGCACCGACGACGGCGCCGAGCACGTCCGACTCTTGACGAGAGCCGACGACGGGGGGACGGCCGAGAGCGCGAACGACGCGATCCGTGAGAGCTACGAGGAGGGAATCCTGCAGAACGTCAGCGTCATGGCCCCCACACCGGCACTCGAGCACGCTGCGGATCGCCTCGCTGGCGTCGAAGGACTCTGCGTCGGCGTCCACGTCACGCTCTCGTCGGAGTGGGTCGATCCGACCTGGGGTCCAGTGCTCGGCGCAGAGGAAGTGCCGTCGCTCGTCACCGACGGCGGGCGATTCTATCGCTCCCCAGAGGCACTCTTCGAGACCGACCCCGATCGCGAGGAGGTCCTCGCCGAGGTCTCCGCCCAGGTCGACCGGATCCGCGACGTCGGCTTCGACCCCGACTACGCGGACACCCACATGCTCATCGAGCCTGCATCGGAGTGGTTCGCAGACGCGTTCGACGACCTCTGTGAGCGCGAGGACCTGATCAACTGGTGGGGCGTGTCGCCGCTGCCAGGCTCGGAGGGCATCGGCTCCGGACCGGAGTGGCTGCTCGATCACCTCGACGGCGTGGATCCGGGGACCTACCTCGTCGTGGGGCACCCGGCCTACGACGACGATGAGATGGCGGAGTTCTGGCTTCCCGACGGCGAACCCGGGCGGATCGCAACGGAACGCGACGCGCAGCGCCGGATGTTCACCGACGACCGCGTCCTCGAGTACGTCGAGGAGCACGGCGTCGAACCGATCAGGTACGACGAACGCTGA
- a CDS encoding ABC transporter substrate-binding protein: MVESEMPDDRPESLRTRRDVLKTTGAASAIATAGLAGCFDNSGDGGDGDGGGSSLEITGVWADAEQEDFSAVMDQVEENSDVSLTYHPRTTDSLLTGTLMDYESGVAPADIVVMPSPARIVSDAQNGHLAPVGDAWSADDFAVEPSRVTVDGEVYAAPFKMDLKPGFWYRQSFFDEHGLSEPGSWEEFQTLLDTISEIDGVDAPIASGNGTGWPLSDITEGFFMRQDNGAELQQGLISGDASFTDDRISSAFEEIKSLHEQGHFSQTRNFGVQYEYFWDGSTPLYFMGSFTPAQDAVQDPSDLGVFRMPGGNGITSSINWLTVPSYSENVDAAVDAIGSLVSADAQQVWVERGGFIASNINVPEDAYQIEVMAQLPQLANEVTVVPDLDDALGNPFQEEFWSQLKGLWASPGTSTSDIVSALDTAHQESLSN, encoded by the coding sequence ATGGTTGAGAGTGAGATGCCAGACGACCGACCAGAGTCGCTCCGAACGCGACGCGACGTACTGAAAACGACGGGCGCCGCATCGGCCATCGCGACGGCCGGTCTCGCGGGCTGTTTCGATAACTCGGGAGACGGCGGCGACGGCGACGGCGGCGGGTCGAGCCTCGAGATCACCGGCGTGTGGGCGGACGCCGAGCAGGAGGACTTCTCGGCCGTGATGGACCAGGTCGAGGAGAACTCCGACGTGAGCCTGACGTATCACCCGCGGACGACCGACTCCCTGCTCACCGGGACGCTGATGGACTACGAGTCGGGCGTGGCACCGGCAGACATCGTCGTCATGCCGTCGCCAGCGCGAATCGTGTCCGACGCGCAGAACGGCCACCTGGCACCGGTTGGCGACGCGTGGTCCGCGGACGACTTCGCGGTCGAACCCTCCCGCGTGACTGTCGACGGCGAGGTCTACGCCGCGCCGTTCAAGATGGACCTCAAGCCGGGCTTCTGGTACCGTCAGTCGTTCTTCGACGAGCACGGTCTCTCCGAGCCCGGAAGCTGGGAGGAGTTCCAGACGCTCCTCGACACGATCAGCGAGATCGACGGCGTCGACGCACCCATCGCGTCCGGGAACGGGACCGGCTGGCCCCTCAGCGACATCACCGAGGGCTTCTTCATGCGCCAGGACAACGGTGCAGAGCTCCAGCAGGGCCTGATCTCCGGTGACGCGTCCTTCACCGACGACCGGATCTCGTCCGCCTTCGAGGAGATCAAGTCGCTGCACGAGCAGGGCCACTTCAGCCAGACCCGGAACTTCGGGGTCCAGTACGAGTACTTCTGGGACGGCTCGACGCCGCTGTACTTCATGGGCTCGTTCACGCCCGCCCAGGACGCGGTGCAGGACCCATCGGACCTCGGCGTGTTCCGGATGCCCGGCGGAAACGGTATTACCTCCTCGATCAACTGGTTGACCGTGCCGTCGTACTCGGAGAACGTCGACGCCGCCGTGGACGCAATCGGCTCCCTCGTCTCGGCCGACGCACAGCAGGTGTGGGTCGAGCGAGGCGGCTTCATTGCCTCCAACATCAACGTGCCAGAAGACGCCTACCAGATCGAGGTCATGGCGCAGCTGCCCCAGCTCGCCAACGAAGTCACCGTCGTTCCGGACCTCGACGACGCGCTGGGCAACCCGTTCCAGGAGGAGTTCTGGTCACAGCTGAAGGGACTCTGGGCCTCCCCCGGCACGTCGACGTCCGACATCGTGTCAGCCCTCGACACCGCACACCAGGAGAGCCTGTCTAACTAA
- a CDS encoding trehalase family glycosidase produces the protein MTFRGFDYSNYPQVSGELFRAVQQRGPFDDAKRFVDSVPRVQADLLHERYLALEEAGTLDVDAFVEEHFRVPEPIAANPQLQPDRTMEEHVEALWEPLTRTFNVDPDSGSTLVPLPEPHVVPGGRFREMYYWDSYFAMEGLAASDRLELVEGMIENVASLLDRFDFVPLGNRVYYDSRSQVPLFYRMLRILERERGPAAVEPYLDALQTEHAYWMDGSDLVGSVGDRRSHRRTVALPDGTVVNRYWDDRASPRPEAHWNDRELAKKVPTDDRPRLFRDLRAAAESGWDFSTRWMETGEDLTSIRTTELVPVDLNAVLFGMETALAEWLPRVDEHEAADRYASAANRRREAIERYCWSDDASLYVDYVWTEEQRSEQSTLAGAVPLFTGIPEQDRADAVAERLRELFLERGGLLTTLEESGEQWDAPNGWAPLQWMAIEGLRRYGHDDLAAEIADRWLAVNRTGFETTGQMAEKYDVESKSVSPDSGEYDLQYGFAWTNGVVAALTAREETA, from the coding sequence ATGACTTTCCGCGGGTTCGACTACAGCAACTACCCCCAGGTCTCCGGTGAGCTATTCCGGGCCGTCCAGCAACGAGGTCCATTCGACGACGCCAAACGGTTCGTCGACTCGGTGCCACGCGTGCAAGCGGATCTCCTCCACGAGCGGTATCTCGCACTCGAGGAGGCGGGCACGCTCGACGTGGACGCCTTCGTCGAGGAACACTTCCGGGTACCCGAACCGATCGCCGCGAATCCACAGCTCCAGCCGGATCGGACCATGGAAGAACACGTCGAGGCGCTCTGGGAGCCCCTGACGCGGACGTTCAACGTCGATCCGGATTCGGGGAGCACGCTCGTCCCGCTTCCCGAGCCCCACGTCGTCCCCGGGGGACGGTTCCGCGAGATGTACTACTGGGACAGCTACTTCGCGATGGAGGGACTCGCCGCGAGCGACCGCCTCGAACTCGTCGAGGGGATGATCGAGAACGTCGCCTCTCTGCTGGATCGCTTCGACTTCGTCCCACTCGGCAACCGCGTCTACTACGATAGCCGCTCGCAAGTCCCGCTGTTCTACCGCATGCTCCGCATTCTCGAACGCGAGCGCGGCCCCGCCGCGGTCGAACCCTACCTCGACGCCCTCCAGACCGAGCACGCCTACTGGATGGACGGCAGCGATCTGGTCGGTTCGGTCGGTGATCGCCGGAGTCACCGCCGGACCGTCGCCCTCCCCGACGGGACCGTCGTGAACCGCTACTGGGACGACCGGGCCAGTCCACGTCCAGAGGCCCACTGGAACGATCGCGAACTCGCAAAGAAGGTACCGACGGACGATCGCCCCCGTCTCTTTCGAGACCTCCGGGCGGCAGCCGAGTCTGGCTGGGACTTCAGCACTCGCTGGATGGAAACGGGGGAGGACCTCACCTCGATTCGCACGACTGAACTCGTCCCCGTCGACCTCAACGCCGTGCTGTTCGGGATGGAGACGGCGCTCGCTGAGTGGCTCCCACGCGTCGACGAACACGAGGCTGCGGACCGGTACGCGAGTGCTGCGAACCGTCGCCGCGAGGCCATCGAGCGCTACTGCTGGAGCGACGACGCGTCGCTGTACGTCGACTACGTCTGGACCGAGGAGCAACGATCCGAGCAGAGCACGCTCGCCGGGGCCGTCCCGCTGTTCACCGGCATCCCGGAGCAGGACCGGGCCGACGCGGTGGCCGAGCGGCTCCGCGAGTTGTTCCTGGAGCGGGGTGGGCTCCTCACGACCCTCGAAGAGTCCGGCGAGCAGTGGGACGCACCGAACGGCTGGGCACCGTTGCAGTGGATGGCGATCGAAGGGCTTCGCCGGTACGGCCACGACGACCTCGCGGCCGAAATCGCCGATCGATGGCTAGCGGTGAATCGAACCGGCTTCGAGACCACTGGCCAGATGGCCGAGAAGTACGACGTCGAGTCGAAGTCGGTGTCGCCCGACAGCGGCGAGTACGACCTCCAGTACGGGTTCGCCTGGACGAACGGCGTGGTCGCTGCATTGACGGCACGAGAAGAGACGGCGTAG
- a CDS encoding ABC transporter ATP-binding protein, with product MRSVSKYFDGGDTVANYKLDLEVEDGEFLVFLGPSGCGKTTALRMIAGLETPSEGEIYFDDDRVDRDPPADRNVAMVFQNYALYPHMTVRENIEYPLKVRGIPPEERDERVAETAELLHIEDQLESDPAEISGGQRQRTSLARAIVREPSVFLLDEPLSNLDAKLRLEMRSELKRLQNELDITTVYVTHNQEEAMSMGDRIAVMNEGTIRQVAEPEELYRRPQTTWIANFIGSPPMNLFPGHRRNGSIDLDSGDTVPAKNETESDDVSLGIRPEDMVVTTEPPESEWSIKGTVETVEPLGEYVLVNVDVSGELINVKVPTTEVEPGTTVYLTFEPEDAYLYDGDGILVA from the coding sequence ATGCGGTCCGTCAGCAAGTACTTCGACGGGGGTGACACAGTCGCGAACTACAAGCTCGACCTCGAGGTCGAGGACGGGGAGTTTCTGGTGTTCCTCGGACCGTCCGGCTGTGGGAAGACGACGGCGCTCCGGATGATCGCCGGACTCGAGACGCCCTCGGAGGGTGAGATCTACTTCGACGACGACCGCGTCGACAGGGATCCACCCGCCGACCGCAACGTCGCGATGGTGTTCCAGAACTACGCGCTCTACCCGCACATGACGGTGCGGGAGAACATCGAGTACCCGCTGAAAGTCCGGGGCATCCCGCCGGAAGAGCGGGACGAGCGCGTGGCCGAGACCGCCGAACTGCTCCATATCGAGGACCAGCTCGAGAGCGACCCCGCAGAGATCTCCGGTGGCCAACGCCAGCGGACCTCCCTGGCACGGGCGATCGTTCGCGAGCCGTCCGTGTTCCTCCTCGACGAGCCGCTCTCGAACCTCGACGCGAAGCTCCGCCTCGAGATGCGATCCGAGCTCAAGCGGCTACAGAACGAGCTGGACATCACGACGGTCTACGTCACGCACAACCAGGAGGAGGCGATGAGCATGGGCGACCGGATCGCCGTGATGAACGAGGGGACGATCCGGCAGGTCGCCGAGCCCGAAGAGCTCTACCGGCGACCCCAGACGACCTGGATCGCGAATTTCATCGGATCGCCACCGATGAACCTCTTCCCGGGCCACCGCCGGAACGGCTCGATCGACCTCGACTCGGGCGACACCGTGCCCGCCAAGAACGAGACGGAGTCCGACGACGTCTCCCTCGGCATCCGCCCCGAAGACATGGTCGTCACCACCGAGCCGCCCGAATCCGAGTGGTCGATCAAGGGGACCGTCGAAACTGTCGAACCGCTCGGCGAGTACGTGCTGGTGAACGTCGACGTCTCCGGAGAGCTGATCAACGTCAAGGTGCCGACGACCGAGGTCGAGCCGGGGACGACAGTCTATCTCACGTTCGAGCCCGAGGACGCCTATCTCTACGACGGTGACGGAATACTCGTTGCCTGA
- a CDS encoding sugar phosphate isomerase/epimerase, which yields MAKTAIQLYTLRDVDLPFDELLEAVADAGFDGVEFAYRVPDEDPEEVRAVLDETGLEAAGAHVHLEDLEDDFEDTVAFYETLGVENFVIPWLDEEYFTSREGLDEAIERLSAVADDLAEEGYTLHYHNHDQEYSDYDGEPGFYTFIDESDFGLELDLGFVLIGGDDPAGRLRAVGDRCSLAHVKDVDADAGHSVPVGDGDVDIDAAAEAFAEIDGEWLIYEYEGDDPLESLDDAAATMRDLV from the coding sequence ATGGCCAAGACTGCCATTCAGTTGTACACGCTTCGCGACGTCGACCTGCCGTTCGACGAACTCCTCGAGGCCGTCGCCGACGCCGGCTTCGATGGCGTCGAGTTCGCATATCGCGTCCCCGACGAGGATCCGGAGGAGGTACGGGCGGTTCTCGACGAGACTGGACTGGAGGCCGCCGGCGCCCACGTGCACCTCGAGGACCTCGAAGACGACTTCGAGGACACCGTCGCCTTCTACGAGACGCTCGGCGTCGAGAACTTCGTGATCCCGTGGCTCGACGAGGAGTACTTCACGAGCCGCGAGGGCCTGGACGAGGCCATCGAGCGACTCTCCGCCGTCGCAGACGACCTCGCCGAGGAAGGGTACACGCTCCACTACCACAACCACGACCAGGAGTACTCCGACTACGACGGGGAGCCAGGCTTCTACACGTTCATCGACGAGAGCGACTTCGGTCTCGAACTCGACCTCGGCTTCGTCCTGATCGGTGGCGACGACCCCGCAGGACGCCTTCGTGCCGTCGGCGACCGATGTTCGCTCGCGCACGTCAAGGACGTCGACGCGGACGCCGGTCACTCGGTCCCCGTCGGCGATGGCGACGTCGACATCGACGCGGCCGCCGAAGCCTTCGCCGAGATCGACGGCGAGTGGCTCATCTACGAGTACGAGGGCGACGACCCGCTCGAGTCGCTCGACGACGCTGCTGCGACGATGCGCGACCTGGTGTAA
- a CDS encoding carbohydrate ABC transporter permease, with translation MVPGLTLFAIFSVGPMVYSAFGSFYAWDAFDLQHFVGLETWVETFQNDAIINWDNLTSLEYPMGALPQNLIWMVVHVPLSTFLGLGLALLFADLRGRRILRSMVFLAFTTPTVVIGLVLLFVYDPQAGIFNAFLSSVGLEGQVRNWLQEPQIAIYALIAGGVWVQTGFSMLLYSSALAGIDPSLLESARIDGAGRYRRFRDVIWPLVKPVTAVVVIMGMIWVLRIFAIVYAAGGPSGGPNGVYSVLGLEVYQSAFSIPIRYGEAMVVALIELFIALPMAWYIASMD, from the coding sequence ATGGTTCCCGGCCTCACCCTGTTCGCGATCTTCTCCGTCGGCCCGATGGTCTACTCCGCCTTCGGGAGCTTCTACGCGTGGGACGCGTTCGACCTGCAACACTTCGTCGGGCTCGAGACCTGGGTCGAGACGTTCCAGAACGACGCCATCATCAACTGGGACAACCTGACGAGTCTCGAGTACCCGATGGGGGCGCTGCCCCAGAACCTGATCTGGATGGTCGTTCACGTGCCCCTGAGCACGTTCCTCGGACTCGGCCTGGCGCTCCTCTTTGCCGACCTCCGCGGTCGACGCATCCTTCGGTCGATGGTGTTCCTCGCGTTCACGACTCCGACGGTCGTGATCGGCCTCGTGCTCCTGTTCGTCTACGACCCGCAGGCGGGGATCTTCAACGCCTTCCTCTCCTCGGTCGGTCTCGAGGGGCAGGTCAGGAACTGGCTGCAGGAGCCCCAGATCGCCATCTACGCGCTGATCGCCGGTGGCGTCTGGGTCCAGACCGGATTCAGCATGTTGCTGTACAGCTCGGCGCTGGCAGGGATCGATCCGTCCTTGCTGGAGTCGGCACGGATCGACGGGGCCGGCCGGTACCGCCGCTTCAGGGACGTCATCTGGCCGCTGGTCAAGCCGGTCACTGCCGTCGTCGTCATCATGGGGATGATCTGGGTCCTCCGGATCTTCGCCATCGTCTACGCGGCCGGCGGGCCGTCGGGCGGACCGAACGGCGTGTACTCCGTCCTCGGCCTCGAGGTCTACCAGTCGGCATTCTCGATCCCGATCCGCTACGGCGAGGCGATGGTCGTCGCGCTCATCGAACTGTTCATCGCACTGCCGATGGCCTGGTACATCGCCAGCATGGACTGA
- a CDS encoding carbohydrate ABC transporter permease, translating into MTDTPHSTDEPIDATAGEARSAGDAGTDGTTRTDGGTRVRYDVPDTAPTDDRTMQERLLASIPSKGRAARYVIAITIALLWLVPLIGLFMASVRPLSEIIQGWWHLEGMTITFENYEQAWNYQSGPMKQVLFNTAIVTIPSVLVVTLLGTMVAYPFARFDFPLKTFLFFLLIIVMAAPPELVAMGNYNTLRETGLFDTYMGLILVHIGWGLGWVVMFLRNYLLGLPEELEEAARVDGASRYQIFKSIVLPYSAPALVSVAVIQFTWVWNSFFFPLVFMRSQEKKLAPQVLPLMKGRLQIDWGLVAAGSVLTMIVPILLFIALQRYYKQGMVAAVAD; encoded by the coding sequence ATGACTGATACACCACACTCCACGGACGAGCCGATCGATGCGACCGCTGGCGAGGCGCGTTCTGCCGGCGACGCAGGCACCGACGGCACCACCCGAACCGACGGGGGCACGCGCGTTCGCTACGACGTGCCGGACACCGCCCCGACCGACGATCGAACGATGCAGGAGCGACTGCTCGCGTCGATCCCGTCGAAAGGTCGGGCCGCGCGCTACGTGATTGCGATCACGATCGCCTTGCTCTGGCTGGTCCCGTTGATCGGCCTGTTCATGGCCTCGGTCCGCCCGCTGAGTGAGATCATCCAGGGCTGGTGGCACCTCGAGGGGATGACGATCACCTTCGAGAACTACGAACAGGCCTGGAACTACCAGTCCGGTCCGATGAAGCAGGTCCTGTTCAACACCGCGATCGTCACGATCCCCTCGGTCCTCGTCGTGACGCTGCTCGGGACGATGGTCGCGTACCCGTTCGCGCGCTTCGACTTCCCGCTCAAGACGTTCCTGTTCTTCCTGCTGATCATCGTCATGGCGGCACCGCCGGAGCTCGTCGCGATGGGGAACTACAACACGCTCCGGGAGACCGGGCTGTTCGACACCTACATGGGCCTCATCCTGGTCCACATCGGCTGGGGACTGGGCTGGGTCGTCATGTTCCTCCGGAACTACCTCCTCGGCCTGCCCGAGGAACTGGAGGAGGCTGCACGCGTCGACGGCGCGTCGCGCTACCAGATCTTCAAGTCGATCGTGCTGCCCTACTCCGCTCCCGCGCTCGTTTCGGTGGCGGTCATCCAGTTTACCTGGGTCTGGAACTCGTTCTTCTTCCCCCTGGTCTTCATGCGGTCCCAGGAGAAGAAGCTCGCACCCCAGGTGCTCCCGCTGATGAAGGGTCGGCTGCAGATCGACTGGGGGCTCGTCGCTGCGGGCTCGGTCCTGACGATGATCGTCCCGATCTTGCTGTTCATCGCCCTGCAGCGCTACTACAAGCAGGGGATGGTCGCAGCGGTCGCGGACTGA